One Bombus fervidus isolate BK054 chromosome 2, iyBomFerv1, whole genome shotgun sequence DNA segment encodes these proteins:
- the Nup75 gene encoding nuclear pore complex protein Nup75 codes for MDENYSPPTIDIPNTPKHLCITGSWVNSSRISIYTNKRFQNSTKKSSEKYEPTVHILKPEVILFSPQLRKLVNESNGVFLSIQKIKSSSGDVRPELLKHSKQYRSILRACIESLQDICGKCLSDKKESLENFLTIFYQIECVWHLIEILCVDIVPGDVVLPQLLEWIRFHFPSRELVAVKILAQKTIGADLEYPNYWEAVIGCALHGKLDLVRALLALHSKADHPAFVMAENILKTMPIYNVYGGYSIDGFTTCWKRWQLELCSNLNSKAFIVDTYLEMIMKLIAGEQDVLWQFAQYTDAWYELLAAKLFYTSPCCKQPELSHHANSISKRWQANRPSDNAIRAVMESDLHHVIKEIQYMGDNGWFATHLVDLLYVCGKLKILDRDQIKVSSQLHESLILEYGNTLMAHHSLWQCGASYLIHCPIQGLARLEILLQSLPMGSEARVNKILDIARDNKMDHIVTSICKIQGLKSMRQGRLGNALAWALKAQDSGFITYIADQFLKRYAEHGELDCRDLLENLGFCMMASDRLTFLGKYCEFHQMYGIGEFKEAASLLVSLLVSNLTPKYFWSILLSDAIPLLEAKDVILSSSDCFELLRCVEAHGDDLKFQNKIEIFRLAVARNLARALSLEGCQVEH; via the exons ATGGACGAAAACTACAGTCCGCCTACAATC gaTATTCCAAATACTCCTAAACATTTATGTATTACTGGAAGTTGGGTAAATAGTAGCAGAATCAGTATATACACGAATAAAAGATTTCAGAATTCAACTAAAAAAAGTTCAGAGAAATATGAGCCAACGGTACATATTTTAAAGCCAGAAGTAATTCTGTTTTCTCCACAATTACGTAAATTAGTAAACGAAAGTAATGGTGTCTTTCTGTCcattcaaaaaataaaatcttcttCTGGAGATGTTAGACCAGAACTTTTAAAACATAGCAAACAATACAGGTCTATTTTAAGAGCATGTATAGAAAGTTTGCAAGATATATGTGGAAAATGTTTGAGTGATAAAAAAGAATCACTAGAAAATTTTCtgacaattttttatcaaatagaGTGTGTATGGCACTTGATTGAAATCCTTTGTGTAGATATAGTACcag gtGATGTAGTATTACCACAATTGTTAGAATGGATTAGATTTCACTTTCCATCTAGAGAACTTGTAGCAGTTAAAATATTAGCCCAGAAGACAATCGGTGCTGATTTGGAGTATCCAAATTATTGGGAAGCTGTAATAGGCTGTGCTTTACATGGAAAGTTAGATTTAGTAAGAGCTTTATTAGCATTACATAGCAAAGCAGATCATCCTGCTTTTGTAATGgcagaaaatattcttaaaacaATGCCCATCTATAATGTGTATGGCGGTTATTCTATAGATGGATTTACTACATGTTGGAAACGTTGGCAACTAGAGTTGTGttcaaatttaaatagtaAAGCTTTTATCGTTGATACTTATTTAGAAATGATTATGAAG TTAATTGCAGGAGAACAAGATGTATTGTGGCAATTTGCACAATATACAGATGCTTGGTATGAACTGTTAGCAGCAAAGTTATTTTATACTTCTCCATGTTGTAAGCAACCTGAACTTTCTCATCATGCTAATAGTATTTCCAAAAGATGGCAAGCTAATAGACCTTCTGATAATGCTATACGTGCTGTTATGGAAAGCGACTTACACCAtgttattaaagaaatacaatatatgGGTGATAATGGATGGTTTGCTACTCATTTGGTAGATCTATTATATGTTTGTGGAAAACTTAAAATATTGGATAGAGATCAAATAAA aGTTAGCAGTCAACTTCATGAATCTCTTATATTGGAATATGGGAATACATTAATGGCACATCATTCTTTGTGGCAATGTGGTGCAAGTTACTTAATACATTGTCCTATTCAAGGCTTAGCTAGACTAGAAATATTGTTACAGTCACTTCCAATGGGCTCAGAAGCaagagtaaataaaattcttgatATAGCACGAGATAATAAGATGGATCATATAG TTACTAGCATTTGTAAAATTCAAGGACTAAAATCTATGAGGCAAGGAAGATTGGGAAATGCACTTGCATGGGCATTAAAAGCACAAGATAGTggttttataacatatattgcAGATCAGTTTTTGAAGCGTTATGCAGAACACGGAGAATTAGATTGTCGTGATctattagaaaatttaggTTTCTGTATGATGGCTAGTGATAGACTCACATTCTTAG gAAAGTATTGCGAATTTCATCAAATGTATGGAATCGGAGAATTTAAAGAAGCAGCAAGTTTATTAGTGTCCCTTttagtttcaaatttaacaCCAAAATA ctTTTGGTCGATTCTTTTATCAGATGCTATTCCATTATTAGAAGCCAAAGATGTAATTTTATCTTCCAGTGATTGTTTTGAATTATTACGTTGTGTAGAAGCACATGGAGATGATCTaaagtttcaaaataaaattgaaatcttcCGACTAGCCGTTGCTAGGAATCTAGCTCGAGCATTGAGTCTTGAAGGCTGCCAAGTGGAACATTAG